The genomic window CCTCTGGAGCCCGTGGGCGGCGCGGTGTGGCAACTCGCGTACGTGGATCTTCTCGACGGCGGCTCCGCGGTGTCGCTCGTGGCCTCGCACGTCGTGGGCGATGGAGGTGCGTTGACGTCAGCGGCGATTGCGGCGGTCTCAGGTCCCGACGATCCGGCGGACTTCCGTTCGGCATGGGGCGACGACTCCCCATCCGACCTGGCGGATTCGCTCGGGCAGATCAGGACCGCCGCTTCGGGCCTCGCGCGGGTGGTGGGACGCGCGCTCGGCAGCGTCTTCAGCCGCCAGCCGATAGGGCAACCCCCGGCGGGGCGGACCGCGACGGCGGTGACCGGTCCATCGAGTGCCGGATCGTTCGCACCCAGCACCGTCGTGGTCGACTGTTCGACCGAACAGTGGACAGCGGCGGCCTCGGCAGCCGGAGGAAGCCCCAACAGTCTCCTGGTTGCCCTGGCCCTGGGGATCCTCACCGCGAGCGGCCGAGTCGACGAATCCGACCCCGTCAAGGTCTCGCTGCCCGTCAGCACCAGGGTCGACGGTGACCATCGAGCCAACGCCACGTCCGGGGTGTCCATTCAGGTCGAGGGGGGCGCTGGGTATCGAACGGACCTCGGCCCGATCAGACGCGGCAGCAAAACTGCTTTCACCACCCTCGCGGACGCCACCCACTCGAGCGACTTCGAGTTGGCCAAACCACTCATGCAGATGTTGCCCGACGCACTCGCCAAGTGGGCGGCGAGGTCGGCGACGGCGCCGCTGTGCCTGTGTTCCAACCTCGGCACCCGAGGCGCCGCACTGCGCAGTGTGGGCGGCGCCTCGGCGCGTTCGGTGGCAATGCGGTCGATCACGCAGAATACGACCGCGGAGCTTCTGCGGAGGACACAGGGCGGCGTGAGCGTGTGGTGGAATACCTCGGGGGAGACCGCAACACTGTGCGTCACGGGCCTTGATCCCGATCTGTTCCCCAGCAGGGAGCATTTGCGAGGACTCGTCGCCGCTGAGTACGACAGGTGGCAGCTGACTCCGGCGTTCTGGTGAGGCTATGCTTATCCACCGATTCAGCCGCCGAGTAGCGGCGCACTACACGTGAAGGGAAAGCGAACATGGCAGTAGTCGTGTTGTTCGGTTCGGAGACCGGTACCGCCGAGGAGGTTGCAGACAAGATCGCGGACGTCCTCGCCGACCACGACGCCGAAGTTCGCGACATGCTCGAGTACGAAGTCTCGGACATCGACACCGACGACTTCCACGTGATCATCTGCTCGACCTACGGCGATGGCGAGCTGCCTACGGGCGCCGAACCGTTCTACGAGGCACTCGTCGAAGATGCGCCCGATCTGACGGGGCTCAAGTTCGCATTGTTCGGCCTCGGCGACAAGATCTACGAGGACACGTTCAACCGTGGCGGCGAGATCATCGCCGAGAAACTGGTGGAGTTGGGTGCGGAGCAAGTTCACGAGCACGCACGGCACGACAGTTCGTCGAATATCAAGCCCAAGGCTCAGGCCGAGGAATGGGCCCGCGAGCTGACCGGCCTACTTGCCGGCTGACCACACATCGACCATCGACACGCCCACCTCGTTCAGCAAGCGGCGAACGAGAGGCAGGCCGATACCGATGACGCTGGACGGATCACCTTCGATGCGATCGACGAACCATCCGCCGAGGCCGTCCAGAGTGAAGGCCCCTGCCACCTCCAGTGGTTCCCCGGACGCAAGGTAGGACTCCAGATCTTCGGTCGACGGCTCGGCGAAGTGCACGGTGGTCGCGCTGCATGCTGCGGCGACAGCGACGGTCTCACCGCCGACGATTCGCAGGACAGCGTGGCCGGTGAGCAGCTCTCCCGATCGTCCTGCCATG from Rhodococcus sp. P1Y includes these protein-coding regions:
- a CDS encoding flavodoxin domain-containing protein, encoding MAVVVLFGSETGTAEEVADKIADVLADHDAEVRDMLEYEVSDIDTDDFHVIICSTYGDGELPTGAEPFYEALVEDAPDLTGLKFALFGLGDKIYEDTFNRGGEIIAEKLVELGAEQVHEHARHDSSSNIKPKAQAEEWARELTGLLAG
- a CDS encoding Maf family protein, whose translation is MTTFVLASASPARLGVLRAAGVEPVVRVSGVDEDALTAALGDSPSPDDVVVSLARAKAAAVQSEFDDAVIVGCDSMLSIDGTLQGKPHTVDVARRRWATMAGRSGELLTGHAVLRIVGGETVAVAAACSATTVHFAEPSTEDLESYLASGEPLEVAGAFTLDGLGGWFVDRIEGDPSSVIGIGLPLVRRLLNEVGVSMVDVWSAGK